One region of Ornithorhynchus anatinus isolate Pmale09 chromosome X5, mOrnAna1.pri.v4, whole genome shotgun sequence genomic DNA includes:
- the TUFT1 gene encoding tuftelin isoform X2, with translation MNGAHGWVAPVDAQPHSALSEWSSAMVSGRLGGGHALASERVQSNDGHEEIIKVYLKGKVREKLVHEKNIDQLKSEVQYIQEARSCLQKLREDISSKLEESPSECTQVEDLGEDTETLRMAARTLLAQLEEAERRHQADRLTFEATLSRYQREAEEGAAALHRAQDGSEGCHLEIRGLRQRLAEMEEERQRLMAKVQEGEQALEELRGHSVQNRAELERATTLEQEVSGLREKIHHLDDMLKSQQRKVRQMIEQLQNSKAVIQTRDATIQELKEKVAYLEAENLEMYERLEHLIEKQAGTTTGSFSMQTRAKIGHPSSIRIAKPPGPKPLPLIRVVET, from the exons atGAACGGAGCCCACGGCTGGGTCGCCCCGGTGGATGCGCAGCCCCACAGCGCG CTGTCCGAGTGGTCCAGTGCCATGGTTTCCGGCCGGCTGGGGGGCGGCCACGCTCTGGCCTCGGAGCGCGTCCAGTCCAACGATGGACATGAGGAGATCATCAAG GTGTACCTCAAGGGCAAGGTTAGAGAAAAGTTGGTCCACGAGAAGAATATCGATCAGCTGAAGAGCGAGGTCCAGTACATCCAGGAG gccagGAGCTGCCTGCAGAAGCTGCGTGAGGACATAAGCAGCAAGCTGGAGGAAAGCCCCAGTGAGTGTACACAG GTGGAGGACCTGGGGGAAGACACAGAGACCCTCCGGATGGCGGCCAGAACGTTACTCGCTCAGCTGGAGGAGGCGGAACGGAGGCATCAGGCTGACAGGCTGACGTTTGAG GCCACGCTGAGCCGCTACcagcgggaggcagaggaaggcgcGGCGGCGCTGCACAGGGCCCAGGACGGCAGCGAGGGGTGCCACCTGGAGATCCGCGGGCTCAGGCAGCGCCTGGCGGAGATGGAGGAG GAGCGGCAGCGCCTCATGGCAAAAGTGCAGGAGGGCGAGCAGGCCCTGGAAGAGCTGCGTGGCCACAGCGTCCAGAACCGGGCCGAGCTGGAAAG GGCGACCACACTGGAGCAGGAGGTGTCCGGCCTTCGGGAGAAGATCCACCACCTGGACGACATGCTGAAGAGCCAGCAGCGCAAAGTCCGCCAGATGATCGAGCAG CTCCAGAACTCTAAAGCCGTGATTCAGACGCGGGACGCCACCATCCAGGAGCTGAAGGAGAAAGTGGCATACCTGGAAGCGGAG AACCTGGAGATGTATGAGCGGCTGGAGCACCTGATTGAGAAGCAAGCGGGCACCACCACCGGCTCCTTCAGCATGCAGACTCGGGCCAAGATCGGGCACCcgagcag cATCCGAATAGCCAAGCCCCCCGGCCCGAAGCCCCTCCCCCTGATTCGCGTGGTGGAGACTTGA
- the TUFT1 gene encoding tuftelin isoform X1: MNGAHGWVAPVDAQPHSALSEWSSAMVSGRLGGGHALASERVQSNDGHEEIIKVYLKGKVREKLVHEKNIDQLKSEVQYIQERIPLPQARSCLQKLREDISSKLEESPSECTQVEDLGEDTETLRMAARTLLAQLEEAERRHQADRLTFEATLSRYQREAEEGAAALHRAQDGSEGCHLEIRGLRQRLAEMEEERQRLMAKVQEGEQALEELRGHSVQNRAELERATTLEQEVSGLREKIHHLDDMLKSQQRKVRQMIEQLQNSKAVIQTRDATIQELKEKVAYLEAENLEMYERLEHLIEKQAGTTTGSFSMQTRAKIGHPSSIRIAKPPGPKPLPLIRVVET; encoded by the exons atGAACGGAGCCCACGGCTGGGTCGCCCCGGTGGATGCGCAGCCCCACAGCGCG CTGTCCGAGTGGTCCAGTGCCATGGTTTCCGGCCGGCTGGGGGGCGGCCACGCTCTGGCCTCGGAGCGCGTCCAGTCCAACGATGGACATGAGGAGATCATCAAG GTGTACCTCAAGGGCAAGGTTAGAGAAAAGTTGGTCCACGAGAAGAATATCGATCAGCTGAAGAGCGAGGTCCAGTACATCCAGGAG cgaatccctctcccccaggccagGAGCTGCCTGCAGAAGCTGCGTGAGGACATAAGCAGCAAGCTGGAGGAAAGCCCCAGTGAGTGTACACAG GTGGAGGACCTGGGGGAAGACACAGAGACCCTCCGGATGGCGGCCAGAACGTTACTCGCTCAGCTGGAGGAGGCGGAACGGAGGCATCAGGCTGACAGGCTGACGTTTGAG GCCACGCTGAGCCGCTACcagcgggaggcagaggaaggcgcGGCGGCGCTGCACAGGGCCCAGGACGGCAGCGAGGGGTGCCACCTGGAGATCCGCGGGCTCAGGCAGCGCCTGGCGGAGATGGAGGAG GAGCGGCAGCGCCTCATGGCAAAAGTGCAGGAGGGCGAGCAGGCCCTGGAAGAGCTGCGTGGCCACAGCGTCCAGAACCGGGCCGAGCTGGAAAG GGCGACCACACTGGAGCAGGAGGTGTCCGGCCTTCGGGAGAAGATCCACCACCTGGACGACATGCTGAAGAGCCAGCAGCGCAAAGTCCGCCAGATGATCGAGCAG CTCCAGAACTCTAAAGCCGTGATTCAGACGCGGGACGCCACCATCCAGGAGCTGAAGGAGAAAGTGGCATACCTGGAAGCGGAG AACCTGGAGATGTATGAGCGGCTGGAGCACCTGATTGAGAAGCAAGCGGGCACCACCACCGGCTCCTTCAGCATGCAGACTCGGGCCAAGATCGGGCACCcgagcag cATCCGAATAGCCAAGCCCCCCGGCCCGAAGCCCCTCCCCCTGATTCGCGTGGTGGAGACTTGA